A DNA window from Halococcus saccharolyticus DSM 5350 contains the following coding sequences:
- a CDS encoding CopD family protein: MTSVLDIVMTIHTIFAALWTGGTLVVAGAVIPAARSELLSTEGLTLIARRFWYLMVGSVLLLLFSGGHLAGTLYTAETLQSTGRGNLVLAMVGLWLVLAVVLFFGFRRLTSDQPEQSAVAAATKARPWFLGGSAVSIALLVVAGFL; this comes from the coding sequence ATGACGAGTGTCCTCGATATAGTGATGACCATCCACACGATCTTCGCTGCGCTGTGGACGGGTGGTACACTCGTGGTTGCAGGCGCTGTTATCCCGGCAGCACGCAGCGAGTTGCTGAGTACGGAAGGGCTGACGCTCATCGCACGACGGTTCTGGTATCTTATGGTCGGTTCAGTCCTCCTATTGTTGTTCAGTGGTGGGCATCTCGCAGGGACACTCTATACCGCCGAAACGCTCCAGTCAACCGGCCGCGGGAATCTCGTACTGGCGATGGTCGGTCTGTGGCTCGTCCTCGCAGTCGTGCTTTTCTTCGGCTTCCGCCGGTTGACCAGCGACCAACCGGAGCAGTCAGCGGTCGCAGCAGCCACGAAAGCACGACCGTGGTTTCTCGGAGGGAGTGCGGTCTCGATAGCACTACTCGTCGTCGCTGGGTTTCTCTAA